A single window of Terriglobales bacterium DNA harbors:
- the tal gene encoding transaldolase, with amino-acid sequence MKATQLLHDEGQSLWLDNITRELLDSGTVKRYIDELSITGLTSNPTIFDHAIKNSATYDSAIITKLKKGTSVEALFFELAMEDLTRAADLFRPIHEKTNGVDGWVSLEVSPLLAYDTASTLAAAKELFARANRPNLLIKIPGTKQGLPAIEEAIFAGIPINVTLLFSREHYLAAAEAFLRGVERRVDAGLNPLVGSVASVFVSRWDAAVASKVPENLRNQLGIAIAKRTYKAASALLGSARWQRVYNLGGRPQRLLWASTGTKDPKASDILYVKALAAPFTVNTMPEATLKALATHTELGELLPTDGGNCEEVLAQFAKAGVDVDALGAQLQSEGAESFDRSWNDLMAVISSKSASLGPGTTLKAAG; translated from the coding sequence ATGAAAGCAACACAACTTCTTCACGACGAGGGTCAGAGTCTCTGGCTCGACAACATCACTCGCGAGCTGCTGGACAGCGGTACCGTCAAACGATATATCGACGAGCTCTCTATCACCGGACTCACCTCAAATCCCACAATCTTCGACCATGCGATCAAAAACAGTGCGACATATGATTCGGCGATTATTACGAAGTTAAAGAAAGGCACATCGGTTGAAGCGCTCTTCTTCGAGTTGGCCATGGAGGACCTCACCCGCGCCGCAGACCTGTTTCGACCAATTCATGAAAAGACGAACGGGGTGGACGGGTGGGTCTCGCTGGAAGTGTCCCCGCTGCTTGCCTACGACACGGCCAGCACTCTGGCTGCAGCCAAGGAGTTGTTTGCCCGCGCAAATCGTCCCAATTTGTTAATCAAGATTCCGGGCACCAAGCAGGGCCTTCCCGCGATCGAAGAAGCAATTTTTGCCGGCATTCCCATCAACGTTACTCTCTTGTTCTCTCGCGAACACTATCTCGCGGCGGCAGAGGCATTCTTGCGCGGGGTTGAACGGCGCGTTGATGCCGGCCTCAATCCTCTTGTAGGTTCTGTGGCATCCGTGTTTGTCAGCCGCTGGGACGCCGCTGTTGCCAGCAAGGTGCCGGAGAACCTGCGCAACCAGCTTGGCATCGCCATCGCTAAACGCACATACAAGGCGGCCAGTGCGCTTCTTGGTTCGGCGCGCTGGCAGCGGGTTTACAATCTCGGCGGTCGTCCGCAACGTCTGCTGTGGGCGAGCACGGGAACCAAAGATCCCAAAGCCTCCGACATTCTCTACGTCAAGGCCCTGGCTGCCCCATTCACTGTGAACACTATGCCAGAAGCCACGTTGAAAGCTCTGGCCACTCACACTGAATTAGGCGAGTTGCTCCCGACCGACGGCGGAAACTGCGAAGAGGTGCTGGCTCAGTTCGCCAAGGCGGGCGTCGACGTTGATGCTTTGGGTGCGCAGCTTCAAAGCGAAGGAGCCGAATCGTTTGACAGGTCCTGGAATGATCTCATGGCTGTGATTTCTTCTAAGAGCGCCTCGCTTGGCCCAGGCACCACGTTGAAAGCCGCCGGTTAA
- a CDS encoding glucosidase, with the protein MGRGASTKWYEAQPGDGLAESIRLAEDSRREKNWKRWGPYLPERQWGTVREDYSANGDSWNYFPHEHARSRAYRWGEDGLLGWCDRECRLCFAVALWNGKDPILKERLFGLTNSEGNHGEDVKECYFYLDGTPTHSYQKALYKYPQAEFPYARLVAENHNRGSQDPEFELLDTGIFDENRYFDVFVEYAKGGPDDTLIRITACNRGPEPAVLHLLPTLWFRNVWSWGRAGEDFQGQPRLRCLSLNTLEAEHASLGRMLLVAGPGFSGHDPVLLFTDNETNLARLFGAPNPTPFVKDAFHEYVIRGHHELVNHEGWGTKAAVHYHGEVPPGAEFRVDLRLYFADQGPMQPLGQPFDEMFDLRIREADEFYAAKLVNTSAGESARVARQAYAGLLWSKQFYEYVISDWLAGDPKQPAPPAEPSQRRNSRWQHLHCRDVLSVPDKWEFPWFAAWDLAFHLVTLAEIDLELAKQQAILFLREWYMHPNGQLPAYEYAFDDVNPPVHAWACWRIYKMTGSGQQRDHLFLERALQKLLLNFTWWVNCEDHTGKSLFSGGFLGLDNIGIFDRSAALPPGVTYAQADGTAWMAFYCLTMLAMSLELALHNPAYEDIASKFFEHFVAIADATNNFRGTGLWDAADGFYYDGLDIGGQGLRIRARSMVGLVPLFAVAVLDDRVIDQLSGFKQRLNWFLKNRPDLGDQIAYATPGEDHGRGRRLLAIPSRQRLERVLQYVFDEHEFLSPYGIRSLSAVHREHPLIMHTANAELRVDYTPGESTTSIFGGNSNWRGPVWFPVNYLLVEALQRYHHFYGDSLTVEVPAGSGIRMNLAQAASELSGRLVQLFLPDRHGYRPCHGGQARFATDPHWRDLILFNEYFHGDTGRGCGASHQTGWTALVARLLREFGSGRSLSVAEAMQSAMAGAT; encoded by the coding sequence ATGGGTAGGGGCGCATCGACGAAATGGTACGAAGCACAGCCGGGAGACGGCCTCGCCGAGTCAATCCGCCTGGCCGAGGATAGTCGTCGTGAGAAGAACTGGAAGCGGTGGGGACCGTATCTTCCGGAACGCCAGTGGGGCACGGTGCGCGAAGATTACTCCGCTAACGGTGACTCCTGGAACTATTTTCCTCACGAGCACGCGCGCAGCCGCGCTTACCGCTGGGGCGAAGATGGGCTCTTAGGATGGTGCGACCGCGAGTGCCGCCTCTGTTTCGCCGTCGCTCTTTGGAATGGCAAGGATCCCATCCTCAAGGAACGCCTGTTCGGCCTGACTAACAGCGAGGGTAACCACGGTGAGGATGTCAAGGAATGTTATTTCTACCTTGATGGAACTCCTACCCACTCGTACCAGAAGGCGCTTTATAAATATCCGCAGGCCGAGTTTCCTTACGCCCGATTGGTCGCGGAGAACCATAACCGCGGTTCCCAGGATCCGGAGTTCGAGCTACTGGATACCGGCATCTTCGATGAAAACCGCTATTTCGATGTTTTCGTCGAATATGCCAAAGGCGGACCAGACGATACTCTCATCCGCATTACTGCCTGCAATCGCGGACCTGAGCCAGCCGTCCTTCACCTGCTACCCACTCTATGGTTCCGCAACGTGTGGTCATGGGGTCGTGCGGGTGAGGATTTCCAAGGCCAACCCCGCCTTCGCTGCCTGAGCCTCAACACTCTCGAAGCTGAGCACGCGTCGCTCGGGCGCATGTTACTGGTCGCCGGCCCGGGTTTTTCGGGCCATGATCCAGTCCTCCTTTTTACGGATAACGAAACCAATCTCGCCAGGCTTTTTGGCGCCCCGAATCCCACTCCATTTGTGAAGGATGCATTCCACGAATATGTCATCCGAGGGCACCACGAACTCGTGAACCACGAAGGCTGGGGTACGAAAGCTGCTGTTCACTACCACGGCGAGGTCCCCCCGGGCGCCGAGTTCCGTGTCGATCTGCGCCTCTACTTCGCAGACCAAGGGCCGATGCAGCCTTTAGGCCAGCCTTTCGATGAGATGTTCGATCTTCGTATTCGTGAGGCCGACGAGTTCTACGCTGCCAAGCTTGTCAACACCAGCGCTGGCGAGAGTGCGCGCGTCGCTCGCCAGGCTTATGCCGGCCTGTTGTGGTCCAAGCAGTTCTACGAATATGTTATTTCTGACTGGCTGGCCGGCGACCCCAAGCAACCGGCGCCTCCTGCCGAACCCAGCCAACGTCGAAACAGTCGATGGCAGCACCTGCACTGTCGCGATGTCCTTTCGGTTCCGGATAAGTGGGAATTCCCTTGGTTTGCTGCGTGGGACCTGGCCTTTCATCTGGTGACCCTGGCGGAGATAGATCTTGAACTGGCCAAGCAACAGGCGATCTTGTTCCTGCGCGAGTGGTACATGCATCCAAACGGGCAACTTCCTGCCTACGAGTACGCGTTTGACGATGTCAATCCACCAGTCCACGCGTGGGCCTGCTGGCGGATTTATAAGATGACTGGCTCTGGCCAGCAACGCGATCATCTCTTTCTTGAGCGCGCTCTACAGAAGCTCCTGCTTAACTTCACCTGGTGGGTCAACTGTGAAGACCATACAGGAAAGAGTCTTTTCTCCGGTGGCTTTCTCGGGCTGGATAACATCGGCATCTTTGACCGCTCCGCGGCTCTACCGCCAGGTGTCACTTATGCCCAGGCCGACGGCACCGCATGGATGGCCTTCTACTGCCTCACCATGCTCGCCATGTCGCTCGAATTGGCACTTCACAATCCAGCGTACGAGGACATTGCTTCCAAGTTCTTCGAACACTTTGTCGCCATCGCTGATGCTACAAACAATTTTCGCGGGACCGGGCTGTGGGACGCAGCGGATGGCTTCTACTACGACGGCCTCGACATTGGCGGCCAGGGGCTGCGAATTCGGGCCCGTTCCATGGTCGGTCTGGTTCCGCTTTTCGCCGTTGCGGTTCTGGACGACAGAGTCATCGACCAGTTGAGCGGCTTCAAGCAGCGCCTGAACTGGTTCCTCAAGAACCGGCCCGATCTCGGAGACCAGATCGCCTATGCGACACCTGGAGAAGACCACGGCCGGGGGCGCAGATTGCTCGCCATTCCGTCGCGCCAACGGCTGGAACGCGTGCTGCAATACGTCTTCGACGAGCACGAATTCCTGTCGCCTTATGGAATCAGGTCTCTTTCGGCGGTTCATCGCGAGCATCCCTTGATCATGCACACTGCCAACGCCGAGCTCCGCGTTGATTACACTCCGGGAGAATCCACCACTTCTATTTTTGGTGGCAACTCGAATTGGCGCGGCCCGGTGTGGTTTCCAGTCAACTATCTGCTGGTCGAAGCCCTTCAACGGTACCACCATTTTTATGGTGACAGTCTTACTGTGGAAGTCCCTGCCGGCTCCGGCATCCGAATGAATCTCGCTCAAGCTGCGTCCGAGCTTTCCGGGCGCCTGGTTCAGCTCTTCCTTCCCGACCGCCACGGCTATCGCCCATGCCACGGCGGGCAGGCGCGCTTTGCCACCGACCCGCATTGGCGCGACCTCATCCTCTTCAATGAATACTTCCACGGAGACACCGGCCGGGGATGCGGTGCCAGCCACCAGACCGGGTGGACCGCGTTGGTCGCCCGGCTTCTCCGGGAATTCGGTTCTGGTCGCTCGCTCTCAGTTGCTGAAGCGATGCAATCTGCTATGGCAGGGGCAACCTGA
- the pgl gene encoding 6-phosphogluconolactonase: protein MKIDVYSNADAVAQKAAALVAAEARAAVAARGTFVMAVSGGHTPWQMLRALAGEDVPWDAVQVVQVDERVAPAGDADRNLTHLRESLLEHAPLRAEQIHAMPVESANLEAACAEYALTLKTLAGSPPVLDLVHLGLGPDGHTASLVPGDPVLEVNDADVALTGIYQGRRRMTLTYPILNRSRRVLWLVTGSEKAGMLPRLRAGDAQIPAGRVRADNALVLADRAAAGQRDMDSTAEVA from the coding sequence ATGAAAATTGATGTCTATAGCAATGCTGACGCGGTTGCCCAGAAAGCTGCTGCACTCGTGGCGGCGGAGGCGAGAGCTGCGGTCGCTGCTCGCGGCACTTTTGTCATGGCCGTCAGTGGCGGGCACACGCCATGGCAGATGCTGCGTGCTCTCGCGGGTGAAGACGTGCCCTGGGACGCGGTGCAGGTGGTGCAGGTGGATGAGAGAGTCGCACCTGCGGGAGACGCGGACAGAAATCTCACGCACTTACGTGAGAGCCTTCTCGAGCATGCGCCTTTGCGCGCGGAGCAGATCCACGCAATGCCGGTTGAATCCGCAAACCTGGAGGCGGCATGTGCGGAATATGCGCTGACCTTAAAGACGCTCGCCGGATCGCCACCCGTGCTTGACCTCGTTCACTTAGGACTCGGGCCCGACGGCCATACGGCTTCGCTAGTACCTGGAGACCCGGTGCTGGAGGTCAATGATGCAGATGTCGCGCTCACTGGAATCTACCAAGGGAGGCGGCGCATGACGCTGACCTATCCAATTCTCAATCGCTCCCGCCGGGTGCTGTGGCTCGTGACCGGAAGCGAAAAGGCGGGGATGCTTCCCCGATTACGTGCCGGCGATGCTCAGATTCCGGCCGGCAGGGTTCGCGCGGATAACGCGCTGGTATTGGCGGATCGCGCGGCAGCCGGGCAACGGGATATGGATTCGACGGCGGAAGTGGCTTGA
- a CDS encoding class II fructose-bisphosphate aldolase, translated as MTTIGTLKNTSTAPLRDILTRLETEGAALGHFNVADQVLLKAVIAAGAETKLPILVGASEGEREFFGARQLAALVKSEREESDFPIFLNADHTHSLAKAVDAANAGFDAVVIDFSALPFDQNVARTKEAVEAIKGINPAIVAEGEIGNIGTGSEIHETAQGDRTLSTPEEARQFVAATGIDVLAPAVGNMHGMLKSMVQGKTKKRLNIERIAQIKQAAGVFLTLHGGSGTDDEDFRRAIRAGINIIHINTELRVAWRESLQESLARDPNEVVPYRILRPVVDSVKQVVTSRLRLFHGQPVSPDVAGSVA; from the coding sequence ATGACGACAATTGGGACTCTCAAAAACACGAGCACGGCTCCGCTACGCGATATCTTGACACGGTTGGAAACGGAAGGCGCTGCCCTCGGCCATTTCAATGTTGCCGACCAGGTGTTGCTGAAAGCGGTGATCGCAGCCGGAGCTGAGACCAAACTTCCGATACTCGTCGGCGCCTCCGAAGGAGAGCGTGAGTTCTTTGGTGCGCGCCAGCTTGCCGCTCTGGTGAAAAGCGAACGCGAGGAATCCGACTTTCCAATTTTTTTGAACGCGGACCATACGCATTCACTCGCAAAGGCAGTGGACGCTGCAAATGCTGGGTTTGATGCCGTAGTGATAGATTTTTCCGCTTTGCCCTTCGATCAGAATGTGGCCCGCACGAAGGAAGCGGTTGAAGCGATCAAGGGCATCAACCCCGCAATCGTAGCTGAAGGAGAGATCGGCAACATTGGCACCGGCTCCGAAATCCACGAAACCGCTCAGGGCGACAGAACGCTCAGCACGCCGGAAGAGGCGCGGCAATTCGTCGCGGCCACCGGAATTGACGTCCTTGCTCCGGCAGTTGGCAACATGCACGGCATGCTTAAGAGTATGGTGCAGGGAAAAACGAAGAAGCGCCTGAATATCGAAAGAATTGCGCAAATCAAGCAGGCCGCCGGCGTCTTTCTCACCCTACACGGCGGGTCGGGAACTGATGATGAAGACTTCCGCAGGGCAATCAGGGCGGGAATCAACATCATCCACATCAATACCGAACTGCGGGTTGCGTGGAGGGAATCACTGCAAGAGAGCCTGGCCCGAGACCCCAACGAAGTTGTACCCTACAGGATTTTGCGGCCGGTCGTAGATTCTGTGAAGCAGGTTGTCACCTCGCGCTTGCGGCTGTTCCATGGTCAACCGGTCAGCCCTGATGTCGCTGGAAGCGTTGCGTGA
- the pgi gene encoding glucose-6-phosphate isomerase, translating into MASHAQTPTRPAFKRSAWSALASHYNSASKLHLRQLFADDPKRGQRMAIEAVGLYLDYSKNRVTDETLKLLVQLAEESDLRARIDAMFSGEKINITEKRAVLHVALRAPKDATILVDGKNVVPDVHAVLEKMADFSNRVRSGAWKGHTGKRIRNVVNIGIGGSDLGPVMAYEALRHYSQRDMTFRFVSNIDGTDFAEAVRDLDPAETLFIVSSKTFTTLETMTNAHSARAWSLAGLAGDERSVAKHFVAVSTNAAEVAKFGIDTANMFGFWDWVGGRYSMDSAIGLSTMVAIGADNFRAMLDGFHQMDEHFRGAPFAANLPVIMGLLSVWYNDFFGAQTVAVLPYEQYLKRFPAYLQQLTMESNGKHVTLDGEAVARDTGPIYWGEPGTNGQHSFYQLIHQGTRLIPCDFVAFAKPLNPLGRHHDMLLANVFAQTEALAFGKTPEQVKAEGTPDWLVPHRVFEGNRPSNTILAETLTPETLGKLVALYEHSVFTQGVLWNIDSFDQWGVELGKVLAQRIIPELENPAEPVLNHDSSTNTLIRRYRKLKE; encoded by the coding sequence ATGGCATCACACGCTCAAACCCCGACAAGGCCGGCGTTCAAGCGCTCGGCATGGAGCGCGCTCGCGTCGCACTACAACAGTGCCTCGAAGCTACACCTGCGGCAATTGTTTGCGGACGATCCCAAGCGTGGTCAGCGCATGGCGATCGAGGCCGTGGGCTTGTATCTCGATTATTCCAAAAATCGCGTCACCGACGAAACCCTCAAGCTTCTTGTTCAGCTCGCCGAGGAATCGGATTTGCGAGCACGGATCGACGCCATGTTCAGCGGGGAAAAGATCAACATCACGGAGAAGCGCGCGGTTTTGCACGTGGCCCTTCGTGCGCCGAAGGACGCTACTATTCTCGTCGACGGAAAGAACGTCGTCCCTGACGTGCATGCGGTGCTCGAGAAGATGGCCGATTTCTCGAACCGCGTGCGAAGCGGCGCGTGGAAAGGTCATACCGGTAAGCGCATTCGTAACGTCGTGAATATTGGCATTGGCGGCTCCGATCTCGGCCCCGTCATGGCCTATGAAGCACTCAGGCACTATAGCCAGCGCGATATGACCTTCCGGTTTGTTTCCAATATCGATGGCACGGACTTCGCGGAAGCGGTGCGCGACCTCGATCCGGCGGAGACGCTGTTTATTGTCTCTTCAAAAACCTTTACGACACTCGAGACCATGACGAACGCCCACAGCGCCCGCGCGTGGTCACTCGCCGGTCTGGCGGGCGATGAACGGTCGGTTGCAAAGCACTTTGTCGCGGTGTCAACAAACGCGGCGGAAGTAGCGAAGTTCGGGATCGACACCGCCAACATGTTCGGATTCTGGGATTGGGTTGGTGGACGCTATTCGATGGATTCGGCGATCGGACTTTCCACTATGGTCGCGATCGGCGCGGATAACTTCCGCGCCATGCTGGATGGCTTTCACCAGATGGACGAACATTTTCGCGGGGCTCCCTTCGCAGCAAACCTGCCGGTGATCATGGGCCTGCTCTCCGTTTGGTACAACGACTTTTTTGGCGCACAAACGGTCGCTGTTTTGCCCTATGAGCAGTACCTGAAGCGATTCCCGGCCTATCTCCAACAGTTGACGATGGAGAGCAACGGAAAACACGTCACACTCGATGGAGAAGCTGTCGCCCGCGACACTGGTCCTATCTACTGGGGTGAGCCAGGCACGAACGGACAGCACTCGTTTTACCAGTTGATCCATCAAGGGACGCGGCTCATCCCTTGTGATTTTGTCGCATTTGCCAAGCCGTTGAATCCGCTTGGCCGGCATCATGACATGCTGCTGGCCAATGTTTTTGCACAGACCGAAGCGCTGGCCTTCGGTAAGACACCCGAGCAGGTGAAGGCGGAAGGCACGCCGGACTGGCTGGTTCCGCACCGAGTCTTCGAAGGTAACCGTCCCTCGAACACGATTCTGGCCGAGACCCTTACTCCAGAAACACTGGGCAAACTGGTGGCCCTTTACGAGCACTCCGTGTTCACGCAAGGTGTCCTTTGGAACATTGACTCATTCGATCAGTGGGGGGTTGAGCTCGGCAAAGTTCTCGCCCAGCGCATCATTCCAGAACTCGAGAATCCGGCCGAGCCTGTGCTGAATCACGACAGCTCAACCAATACTCTAATCCGGCGTTACCGCAAACTTAAGGAGTAG